CGACCTCGCCGGCGACGTTCTCGATGAGCGCGACCGGACTCGAGCCGGCGTCGGCCTGCAAGCGGTCGAACATCCGCCGGACCAGGATCGCCGGCGGCGCGGTGCCGGCGGCGACCGCCTCGACGGCCGACGCGTCCGGCAACGTCTCGAGCGCGCCGAAGCGCTCGGTGAGGAACGCGCCGTTGGCCGAGAGCTGTGTTTCCGCGCTCTCGCTGAGCGTCGCCAGCCGCTGCGCCGTCGCTCGCTCGAGCAGCCGCAGCTGGTCGACCAGCATCGCCTGCGCGGTCGCGTCGCGCCGCGCCGGCGGGATGTCCGTGTATGCCCGCAGGGTGTCGGGGAGATAGCGGCGCTCGGTCTCGCGCAGCGCGTAGGCCGCCTCGTCGGCGCCGCCCTGCGCCAGCAGCGGCTCGGCCTGGGCCAGCAGACCCTCGATCCGCGCCACCAAGGTCTCGGCCTCCGCCGGCAAGCCGTCCACGTCGCGCATTACCAGCGGCCCTTCCCGATGTTGCAGCCGAAGCCGCTTGCTCGGGCCGTCCCGGCCTGCTACCATTCCATCGCGCGGGCGGCCGACTGTCTCGGCGCGCTCGCCAGCACGCGTTCCGAGGGAGTTGACGCAGCATGGGTCCCATTCCGCCGTACGGCCCCGCCATCACCCAAGCCGCCCAGAGCGGTGACCTCGCTCAAATGCAGGCGACCGCCAACGCGGCGCGCATCGCCATCGCCCGGTGCGGCGGTGAAACGCTGAACTTCGGCGGCGCTCAGGGTACGGGCAGCGTCGAGTTCGTTGCATGCACCCCCGATCAGGTCGCCGACGTCGCGGCCGCCCTCAAGACGCTCGAAGACGCGATCGCCAAGGCCGAAGCCGCGCAGCAGAGCTCGTGAGCGCGGGCGCGCTGCGGCCGAACCGGTTCCTGACCGAGCTCGACCGTACCGCGCACCATCCCGTCCACGTCGTCTGGGAGATCACGCTGGCCTGCGACCTCAAGTGCGGCCACTGCGGCTCCCGCGCCGGCGCGCGCCGCCCCGACGAGCTCTCCACCCAGGAGTGCCTCGAGGTCGTCGACGCGCTGGCGGCGCTGGGGACGCGCGAGGTGACGCTGATCGGCGGCGAGGCGTACCTGCGGCGCGACTTCGCCGCGATCATCGCCGCCGTCACCGCGGCCGGGATGCAGTGCACGCTGCAGAGCGGCGGGCGTAACCTGACCGACGAGCGCATCGCCGATGCGGTCGCGGCCGGATTGACCTCGGCCGGCATCTCGCTCGACGGGCTGCGACCGCTGCACGACCAGCTGCGCGGTGTCCCCGGCTCGTTCGACGCCGCGGTCGGGGCGTTACGGCGGCTGAGCGCGAGCGGCGTGCGCACCAGCGTCAACACGCAGATCTCCGCGCCGGTGCTCGACCAGCTCGAGGCGCTGCTCGAGGTGATCGTCGCGAGCGGCGCGACGCACTGGCAACTGCAGCTCACCGTCCCGATGGGGCGCGCCAGCGACCACCCGCAGCTGATCCTGCAGCCCTATCAGATGCTGGCGGTCATGCCGCAGATCGCCGCGCTGTTCCGGCGCGCACGCGAGCGCGGCGTGCTGGTGCAGATCGGCAACAACATCGGCTACTTCGGTCCGCACGAAGGGATGCTGCGCGGCTACGGCGTCGAGACCGAGCACTACGGCGGGTGCCTGGCCGGCGACAACACGATGGGGATCGAGGCCGACGGCGCGATCAAGGGCTGTCCTTCGCTGCCGACGGCGTCGTACGTCGGCGGCAACGTGCGCGAGCTGGACCTCACGGCGATCTGGTGGGAGACCCCGGAGCTCTCGTTCGCGCGCGAACGGCGGGTCGAGCAGCGGGGCTTCTGCCGCAGCTGCTACTACACCGACGTCTGCCGCGGCGGCTGCACGTGGATGGCGCACAGCCTGTTCGAGCAGCCCGGTGACAACCCGTTCTGTCACCATCGTGCGCTCGAGCTCGACCGGCAAGGGTTGCGCGAGCGCATCGAGCAGACGCGGTCCGCACCCGGCACCTCGTTCGACCACGGCGCGTTCGCGCTCGTGCTCGAGACCAGCGCGGGGCAACCGTGTGACGCCGACGCCGTCGACCGCACGCCGCGCGATCCGGCCGCCGAGCGGGACACGCTGATCGTCTGCTACGGGTGCCGCCGCCACGTCTTCGCCGGCACGACGACCTGTCCGTTCTGCGCCGGCGACGTCGCCGCGGCCGCGCGGCAGCACGAGGACGACCTCGACGCGGCGCGCCGCGCGGCAGCCGCGCTGCGTGCCGTCCTCCAAAGCTGAGGCGCCGCCGCCGCGGCCTTGCGGTCCGCGGCGGCGTTCCAGGCTCGACGAAACGACGGTCGCGGCGCCGCAGTCCTAGCGTCGCGGCCGTGGTTTCATCGCCCCGGTCCTTCGAGCGTACGGGACGCCGCCTACGCGGCGCTTACGCGCGTGCCTGGGCGAGAGCGATCAGCGAGCGAAGACGCGGTCCAGGCCGTACAGGGCCAGCGCGTCGCGCAAGGCCTGCGTCGTCGCGTTGATCGCGATCGCGCCGCCGACCTCGCGCAGCCGGCGCAGACTGGCGATCAGCGCGGAGACGATTGCCGTCGGCAGATGCTCGCCGTGCAAATCGATCACCAGCTCTTTGCTGCGATCGCGGCGCGCCAAGAACGCGCCGACGGCGGCTTCGAGATCGGTGGCGGCGTCCGGACTGTCGACGGACAGCCAGATGCGGGGCAATTCTTGCGGCAGTTCTCGCGTCATCGCTCTTTCTCTACAACGCACCCGGCCGCACGATCGTAACCGCTGGGACTAACGAAGCGCTTACGGCGGCAGCGGGTGCGATCCACGTCATACCGGCGCGAGCGCGCGCGGCCCGGTCGTGGGTACGGCGGACGCGTCGAGCACGCCGGCCGGCGTCAAGCGCACGTCGGTCGGCAACTCGGCGAACGCGTAGACGGCGACGCCTGGCGCGGTTCGCGCGAGAAACTCGGCCAACAGCGGACGTAGCGGCGCGGTGACGACGATCGCGTGCGGCGCGGCGGCCGGATCGGCCAGGTAGGCGGCGACGCGCTCGCGCACGTGC
The window above is part of the Candidatus Sulfotelmatobacter sp. genome. Proteins encoded here:
- a CDS encoding DUF1843 domain-containing protein encodes the protein MGPIPPYGPAITQAAQSGDLAQMQATANAARIAIARCGGETLNFGGAQGTGSVEFVACTPDQVADVAAALKTLEDAIAKAEAAQQSS
- a CDS encoding radical SAM protein, whose protein sequence is MSAGALRPNRFLTELDRTAHHPVHVVWEITLACDLKCGHCGSRAGARRPDELSTQECLEVVDALAALGTREVTLIGGEAYLRRDFAAIIAAVTAAGMQCTLQSGGRNLTDERIADAVAAGLTSAGISLDGLRPLHDQLRGVPGSFDAAVGALRRLSASGVRTSVNTQISAPVLDQLEALLEVIVASGATHWQLQLTVPMGRASDHPQLILQPYQMLAVMPQIAALFRRARERGVLVQIGNNIGYFGPHEGMLRGYGVETEHYGGCLAGDNTMGIEADGAIKGCPSLPTASYVGGNVRELDLTAIWWETPELSFARERRVEQRGFCRSCYYTDVCRGGCTWMAHSLFEQPGDNPFCHHRALELDRQGLRERIEQTRSAPGTSFDHGAFALVLETSAGQPCDADAVDRTPRDPAAERDTLIVCYGCRRHVFAGTTTCPFCAGDVAAAARQHEDDLDAARRAAAALRAVLQS